In Pseudonocardia sp. C8, one genomic interval encodes:
- a CDS encoding NUDIX domain-containing protein produces MSDGLIGHDQYVLLCRYQGGQHWTLPGGAVTPGDPVERSLLRTLREDFGLSIHDYRFSAAIENIDEKGAKTSHEIHFVFEVDLAQPASEGIRNGRELKWCWWGSIDSLDIRPRSVAEHLRDPEQQQRVWAPWAANADPGTQ; encoded by the coding sequence ATGTCTGACGGGCTCATTGGGCACGACCAGTATGTTCTCCTGTGTCGATATCAAGGTGGCCAGCATTGGACGCTCCCTGGAGGAGCGGTCACGCCCGGTGACCCCGTGGAAAGATCGTTGCTTCGGACTCTGCGGGAAGATTTTGGGCTCTCAATTCACGACTATCGATTTTCTGCGGCAATCGAGAACATCGACGAAAAGGGCGCCAAAACCAGTCACGAGATTCATTTCGTTTTCGAGGTAGATCTCGCCCAGCCGGCGAGTGAGGGTATCCGCAACGGCCGCGAGTTGAAATGGTGCTGGTGGGGCAGCATCGATAGTCTCGACATCCGCCCGCGTTCTGTCGCCGAGCATCTGCGCGATCCTGAGCAGCAACAGCGCGTATGGGCGCCCTGGGCCGCGAACGCTGATCCGGGGACACAGTGA
- a CDS encoding PIG-L family deacetylase translates to MTTPNPQSNPASVLTVMAHPDDAELWAGGTLARLAQAGASVTIAVPEHADALRNTEAATAADELGARYHPYPAVNANALHDLLDATRPEVVITHPLDDVHPDHRHVAHTLTSALPEVVIATGRPRRVYTSDTYNGLTSHSPIAAHSVIDVTDTWETKMRALAAHASQPITEHFGPMAETLGRLWGSRIGTRYGENFTPLPVLGRIPAATTL, encoded by the coding sequence GTGACCACGCCAAACCCCCAGAGCAACCCGGCGTCCGTGCTGACGGTCATGGCCCACCCCGACGACGCCGAACTGTGGGCCGGCGGAACACTCGCCCGCCTCGCGCAGGCCGGCGCTTCCGTGACCATCGCGGTGCCCGAACACGCTGACGCCCTCCGCAACACAGAAGCCGCCACGGCCGCTGACGAGCTGGGCGCCCGGTACCACCCGTACCCGGCCGTCAACGCGAACGCGCTGCACGACCTGCTCGACGCGACTCGTCCCGAGGTCGTCATCACGCACCCGCTCGACGACGTCCATCCTGATCACCGGCATGTGGCTCACACGCTCACCTCAGCGCTGCCCGAGGTCGTGATCGCCACGGGCCGCCCGCGCCGGGTCTACACCAGCGACACCTACAACGGGCTCACCAGCCACAGCCCGATCGCCGCGCACAGCGTCATCGACGTCACCGACACCTGGGAGACCAAGATGCGGGCGCTGGCCGCGCATGCCTCACAGCCCATCACCGAGCACTTCGGCCCCATGGCCGAAACCTTGGGCCGCCTGTGGGGCAGCCGAATCGGCACCCGCTACGGCGAGAACTTCACCCCGCTGCCCGTTCTCGGCCGCATCCCAGCAGCCACCACGCTCTGA
- a CDS encoding A24 family peptidase, with protein MPSALAIALWAGCGLTAGSLIALAVRRREQQTPRQQLLAQVILTSGLFAVLAWRHGSALQVSAAAGYAAAAVPLAAVDLRTGKLPNWLTLLAHVLTLAGLLVATLVHLRASGLLAALVGSIVFAALYGAWYVFLPGHMGGGDLKLSAVSGAVLGWQGWPTASHPHLLTAGVQLLAWLAGALLLIWLLQAAAYLVARAVRRRLATLALRHGPFLVLGTVTALVLAP; from the coding sequence GTGCCATCTGCTCTTGCCATCGCTCTGTGGGCCGGCTGCGGTCTGACGGCCGGCTCACTGATCGCGCTCGCTGTCCGGCGGCGAGAGCAGCAGACCCCGCGGCAACAGCTGCTGGCGCAGGTCATCCTCACGAGCGGGCTCTTCGCTGTGCTTGCTTGGCGCCACGGCAGCGCCCTGCAAGTCTCGGCCGCCGCAGGCTACGCCGCAGCTGCCGTACCGCTGGCCGCAGTCGACCTGCGCACCGGCAAACTGCCCAACTGGCTGACGCTGCTCGCGCACGTGTTGACGCTCGCGGGCCTGCTCGTGGCCACGCTGGTGCACCTGCGAGCGAGCGGCTTGCTCGCCGCTCTGGTCGGCTCGATTGTGTTCGCCGCGCTCTACGGCGCGTGGTACGTCTTTCTGCCTGGTCACATGGGCGGCGGCGACCTGAAGCTCTCGGCGGTGTCCGGAGCTGTACTCGGGTGGCAAGGGTGGCCGACGGCGTCGCATCCGCACCTCCTGACGGCGGGGGTTCAACTCCTCGCCTGGCTGGCGGGAGCGCTGCTGCTGATCTGGCTGCTTCAGGCTGCGGCCTACCTCGTCGCGCGAGCCGTCAGGAGGCGGTTGGCCACGTTGGCGCTTCGGCACGGTCCGTTCCTAGTGCTGGGGACAGTCACGGCACTGGTGCTTGCTCCGTGA
- a CDS encoding 7-carboxy-7-deazaguanine synthase QueE: MTALTDPIARPLLVSERFGPTVQGEGSSTGRQALFIRLSRCNLSCPGCDTPYTWDWSRFDPSRESQKMTADDLYSWVTAQSVDLVVISGGEPLLQQESLSPLVRSLAAAGRRIEIETNGTIVPIPAILHSVSQFNVSPKTAAFAGRTVSRSTRINPEAIRTLASSGKSIFKFVAAHESDLEEISHYAQEFDLSPIWVMPEGTTRERVLSRMSWLADEAIQRNWNLSTRLHILLWGDERGR, encoded by the coding sequence ATGACAGCGCTAACCGATCCCATCGCACGCCCCTTGCTCGTGTCGGAGCGCTTCGGCCCCACGGTGCAAGGGGAAGGTTCCTCAACGGGAAGGCAAGCGCTCTTCATCCGGCTCTCGCGATGCAACTTGTCGTGCCCAGGTTGCGACACTCCATACACATGGGACTGGTCTCGATTCGACCCGAGTCGAGAGAGCCAGAAGATGACCGCCGACGATCTATATAGCTGGGTTACTGCCCAATCCGTCGATCTCGTCGTGATCAGCGGTGGAGAGCCGCTGCTTCAGCAGGAATCGCTGAGCCCTCTCGTTCGATCCCTCGCCGCAGCCGGCCGCCGCATCGAGATCGAGACCAACGGAACTATCGTTCCGATCCCGGCCATCCTCCACTCCGTAAGCCAGTTCAATGTCTCACCCAAGACCGCAGCGTTCGCCGGAAGGACGGTGAGCAGGAGCACCAGGATCAACCCAGAAGCAATTCGCACACTTGCTTCATCAGGGAAATCCATTTTTAAATTCGTGGCGGCTCACGAGAGTGACCTCGAAGAAATTTCTCACTACGCACAGGAATTCGATCTTTCGCCGATATGGGTCATGCCGGAAGGAACGACACGCGAGCGAGTTCTCAGCCGGATGTCCTGGCTCGCCGACGAAGCGATCCAAAGGAACTGGAACCTCTCCACGCGGCTGCACATCCTGCTGTGGGGAGATGAGCGCGGGCGCTGA
- a CDS encoding 2'-5' RNA ligase family protein produces MGTSYSSTFPVTPPADPDDPTCVAQHDQAAFEQVEQMLCHWDRPHRRSLHWMITLDQQPRAVELSQRCRTVLPEDGLDLIPPESLHLTVRRFGYVDEVPVDKLDAAVEGVGEHCQGTSPFRLHLLPLAGSPGAVRFSVAPWSPLLALHRAVSVASGHDEVDPLTLYRPHVGIAYSSRAQDPRPFVVAAREAQTLPSAEIVINELRLVELYRADHQYRWRVLERFPFTGDAMH; encoded by the coding sequence ATGGGAACCTCGTACAGCTCGACCTTCCCCGTCACGCCGCCCGCTGACCCCGACGACCCCACCTGCGTCGCTCAGCACGACCAAGCTGCGTTCGAGCAGGTCGAGCAGATGCTGTGCCACTGGGACCGGCCGCATCGGCGTTCGTTGCACTGGATGATCACACTGGACCAGCAGCCTCGCGCCGTCGAGTTGAGCCAGCGCTGCCGAACGGTCCTCCCCGAAGACGGCCTGGACCTCATCCCACCGGAGAGCCTGCACCTGACCGTGCGGCGCTTCGGCTACGTCGATGAAGTCCCCGTCGACAAGCTCGACGCCGCGGTCGAAGGCGTCGGCGAGCACTGTCAGGGGACCAGTCCCTTCCGCCTTCACCTGCTGCCTCTGGCGGGCTCACCAGGCGCCGTCCGGTTCAGCGTCGCCCCGTGGTCCCCGCTGCTTGCGCTGCACCGAGCGGTGTCGGTGGCCTCCGGCCACGACGAAGTCGACCCGTTGACCCTGTACCGCCCGCATGTGGGGATCGCCTACAGCAGCCGTGCGCAGGACCCACGTCCCTTCGTCGTGGCTGCTCGCGAGGCCCAGACGCTTCCGTCGGCCGAGATCGTCATCAACGAGCTGCGGCTGGTCGAGCTGTACCGCGCCGACCACCAGTACCGATGGCGTGTCCTCGAACGCTTTCCGTTCACTGGGGACGCGATGCACTGA
- a CDS encoding class I SAM-dependent methyltransferase — translation MRVYADISTAWQRLATYLGTEFCPELTDFTVLRAFLDAEWTRLGAAFYEQSVGYLYDLTHFHYMGVKDPFFDFLLEFAHEHGITDVADVGCGIALDAQALLHTGLDVHGYDLDNPCLDYARWRLSRDLNAAQRIHALEDLINQRHQLAYAVDVLGHADDPPGLVELLFTAADYVCLNLAPHDPDHRYGPADLHPGLDHERVLADLSKHGDLIRVGTQAPNVLTLWRSHLRP, via the coding sequence GTGCGGGTCTACGCTGACATCTCCACGGCGTGGCAGCGACTGGCCACCTACCTCGGCACCGAATTTTGCCCTGAACTAACGGATTTCACTGTGCTACGGGCGTTCCTCGATGCCGAATGGACTCGCCTTGGGGCCGCTTTTTATGAGCAGAGCGTGGGATACCTCTACGACCTGACGCATTTCCACTACATGGGCGTCAAGGACCCATTCTTCGACTTCCTACTGGAATTCGCGCACGAACACGGCATCACTGACGTCGCGGACGTCGGGTGCGGTATCGCATTGGACGCCCAAGCCCTCCTGCACACCGGCCTCGACGTGCACGGCTACGACCTCGACAACCCGTGCTTGGACTACGCACGCTGGCGGCTGAGCCGCGATCTCAACGCAGCCCAGCGAATTCACGCTCTCGAAGACCTTATCAACCAGCGTCATCAGCTCGCGTACGCCGTCGACGTCCTGGGACACGCCGACGATCCGCCGGGCCTGGTTGAGCTGCTGTTCACCGCGGCCGACTACGTCTGCCTCAACCTCGCACCCCACGACCCAGACCATCGCTACGGTCCTGCTGACCTCCACCCCGGCCTGGACCACGAACGCGTCCTGGCCGACCTCAGCAAGCATGGCGATCTCATCCGCGTGGGGACACAAGCGCCCAACGTCCTCACTTTGTGGCGCTCGCATCTGCGCCCTTAA
- a CDS encoding 6-carboxytetrahydropterin synthase has protein sequence MSYRIGKCFTFDAAHCLPSLPADHKCSRLHGHTYTVEVVLAAESLTPPGFVTDFGELRPLRHYLDATMDHQYLNKVLDIEPTSENLACHIAEWFRKNVEPTIPARLETVRVHESPTSWAEYEVPQP, from the coding sequence GTGAGCTACCGGATCGGCAAGTGCTTCACTTTCGATGCAGCGCACTGCCTGCCGAGTTTGCCAGCTGACCACAAGTGTTCCCGTCTTCACGGGCACACCTACACCGTCGAAGTGGTGCTCGCGGCAGAGAGTCTGACTCCGCCGGGGTTCGTCACCGACTTCGGTGAGTTACGGCCACTTCGCCACTACCTCGACGCCACGATGGATCACCAATACTTGAACAAGGTTCTCGACATCGAGCCGACCAGCGAGAACCTTGCTTGCCACATCGCCGAATGGTTCCGAAAAAACGTCGAGCCGACGATTCCCGCCCGCCTGGAGACGGTACGCGTCCATGAGAGTCCGACCAGCTGGGCCGAGTACGAGGTTCCGCAACCATGA
- a CDS encoding DegT/DnrJ/EryC1/StrS family aminotransferase produces MDTAAQTRVLDEAVYQYSTLTAADQLERLTKVVSFGVLGAIAGDHVREFEQQVAGHLGRQGAVATSSASAALELLLRCLPQREAAERVVIPEVCWISVPAAVLRSGRTPVIAPATSDLTPHWEQIEPLLDARTTVVILAHMRGRPAPDTQRIADELAQRGITFIEDCAQAWGVTLDKQPVGRHGLAAVFSTETHKLVATGEGGVIAADDSQLLHALRAVGGNTRIALPENACGRGNDRMSEITAASALPQLIHLDVLQQTLRPLQDKLIDRFQDLSEVRRVLPTMVGESPNLGTDASNGSLVGVWLPTSRHANRVADRLFRLGVRHWWPGPGDPHLAENWPSTPTTTTRCVADMACYLDIQVPVLDESQHPAFLDLLRSALRLDDNESESA; encoded by the coding sequence ATGGACACCGCTGCACAGACGCGCGTCCTCGACGAAGCCGTCTATCAATACAGCACCCTGACCGCGGCCGACCAGCTTGAACGCCTCACGAAGGTGGTCTCCTTCGGAGTACTCGGCGCCATCGCCGGAGACCACGTACGCGAATTCGAGCAGCAGGTTGCCGGCCACCTCGGCCGCCAAGGTGCGGTCGCCACCTCCTCAGCCAGTGCCGCGCTCGAACTCCTCCTGCGCTGCCTTCCCCAGCGCGAAGCCGCGGAACGTGTCGTCATCCCCGAGGTCTGCTGGATCTCGGTACCCGCCGCCGTCCTCCGCAGCGGGCGAACACCGGTCATCGCTCCCGCGACCAGCGACCTCACCCCGCACTGGGAACAGATCGAGCCCCTGCTCGACGCGCGCACCACCGTGGTGATCCTGGCGCACATGCGGGGCCGCCCGGCCCCGGACACTCAGCGCATCGCCGATGAACTCGCCCAGCGCGGCATCACGTTCATCGAGGACTGCGCACAAGCCTGGGGCGTCACCCTGGACAAGCAGCCGGTCGGTCGACACGGGCTGGCCGCAGTGTTCTCAACGGAGACCCACAAACTCGTCGCCACCGGAGAGGGCGGGGTCATCGCCGCTGACGACAGCCAGCTGCTACACGCACTGCGGGCCGTCGGCGGGAACACCCGCATCGCCCTCCCCGAGAATGCCTGCGGCCGGGGCAACGACCGGATGAGCGAGATCACCGCAGCGAGCGCTCTGCCACAGCTCATCCACCTCGATGTCTTGCAGCAGACGCTCCGTCCGCTGCAAGACAAGCTGATCGACCGCTTCCAGGACTTGTCGGAAGTCCGCAGAGTTCTTCCCACCATGGTCGGGGAGTCGCCGAATCTCGGCACCGACGCGTCCAACGGATCGCTCGTCGGCGTCTGGCTCCCGACGTCCCGTCACGCCAACCGCGTCGCTGATCGGTTATTCCGGCTAGGTGTTCGGCACTGGTGGCCAGGACCCGGTGACCCGCATCTGGCCGAGAACTGGCCCAGCACGCCGACGACGACCACTCGCTGCGTCGCCGACATGGCCTGCTACCTCGACATCCAAGTCCCCGTGCTCGACGAATCCCAGCATCCAGCGTTCCTTGACCTGCTCCGTTCCGCCCTACGCCTGGACGACAACGAAAGCGAGAGCGCATGA
- a CDS encoding helix-turn-helix domain-containing protein produces the protein MANVFGGGMARQRRGLAARRAGLGYTQERFAEAVGVERSTIWRWETGAVAPLPEQCRRIRIVLGMTPAQVDELLRETAAERRSAAGQLPEHRAASPTSSWDDPDEVLLHLHELQESNIGDGQLRLLEDQVHRIVAEYEQRGPAELGPPTARLRRQVHQLLGGRQLLRTRYRLHRAAAQLSGLLGYMAINTGRFRLASAYCAEALHLATEIEDIDLQVWVWGTRSLGAYYQADYAHAHAHAARGRALAPNSPQAIRLLANGEARALGQLGDRAGADAAVGQALALIDRYDIDPGLTPCISFEPYGYARVAANAATAYVPLGDTARVLHYTGDVDPAVEQADSDWSRALVRLDIAMAVLRQDDADLEQALALGREALRVCADHPIRSVWQRATTLHELTQRWANEPRVIEFADQLRTWRGRPQVQAISGGTR, from the coding sequence ATGGCGAACGTATTCGGGGGTGGCATGGCGCGTCAGCGACGTGGGTTGGCTGCACGCCGTGCCGGCCTGGGCTACACCCAAGAGCGTTTCGCGGAAGCGGTCGGGGTCGAGCGCAGCACCATCTGGCGCTGGGAGACCGGCGCCGTCGCTCCCCTGCCTGAGCAGTGCCGACGTATCCGGATCGTGCTCGGTATGACACCCGCCCAGGTCGATGAGCTTCTACGCGAGACCGCCGCTGAGCGTCGTTCAGCTGCCGGCCAGTTGCCGGAGCACCGCGCCGCCTCGCCCACTTCATCGTGGGACGACCCGGACGAGGTGTTGCTGCACCTGCACGAACTGCAGGAGTCGAACATCGGTGACGGCCAACTGCGGCTTCTGGAAGACCAGGTGCATCGCATCGTCGCCGAGTACGAGCAGCGCGGCCCCGCTGAACTCGGACCACCCACCGCCCGCTTGCGCCGACAGGTCCACCAACTGCTGGGCGGCCGTCAGCTCCTGCGAACCCGCTACCGGCTGCACCGGGCCGCGGCGCAGCTTTCCGGCCTGCTGGGCTACATGGCCATCAACACCGGCCGTTTTCGGCTCGCGAGCGCGTACTGCGCGGAAGCCCTGCACCTCGCCACCGAGATCGAAGACATCGACCTCCAGGTCTGGGTATGGGGCACCCGGTCGCTGGGCGCGTACTACCAGGCCGACTACGCCCACGCTCACGCCCACGCAGCGCGGGGCCGGGCATTGGCACCCAACAGCCCCCAGGCCATTCGCCTCCTAGCCAACGGCGAGGCTCGGGCGCTCGGTCAGCTCGGTGATCGCGCCGGTGCCGATGCGGCCGTCGGACAAGCCTTGGCGTTGATCGATCGGTACGACATCGACCCCGGGCTCACGCCATGTATCTCCTTTGAGCCGTACGGCTACGCTCGGGTGGCCGCGAACGCGGCCACCGCCTACGTCCCGCTGGGCGATACCGCACGCGTGCTGCACTACACCGGCGACGTTGATCCCGCCGTCGAACAAGCGGATTCCGACTGGAGTCGGGCTCTGGTCAGGCTCGACATCGCTATGGCCGTGCTCCGACAGGACGATGCCGACCTGGAGCAGGCCCTTGCGCTGGGGCGGGAAGCGCTGCGCGTGTGCGCCGACCATCCGATCCGATCGGTCTGGCAGCGCGCCACCACGCTGCACGAACTCACCCAGCGCTGGGCCAACGAGCCTCGGGTCATCGAGTTCGCCGACCAACTCCGCACCTGGCGCGGTCGCCCCCAGGTCCAGGCGATCTCAGGCGGAACCCGTTGA
- a CDS encoding Gfo/Idh/MocA family protein encodes MTSRHQPPLRCAIIGCGQVAQEYLATLQHAADLTVVACADIDTSAAKKFAERHGIPEAGAPDEILANSIDVAVILTPPETHVDLARDALDAGAHVYVEKPLALTAPDSDLLLREALDKGLIVGAAPDTVLAPPTRAAHQALATGVIGTPLAADAALLAPGPESWHPAPQPFYASGAGPLGDMGPYYLAMLTYLLGPIEYVEACVTSTRSERVVRTGPYADDTFRADSPTHLVAFLRSHGQVLITLTTSFDIAATTRPHLEIYGTDGSLVLPDPNFHNGPVRYRSRGERAWQELAQEDAFVSTGRGLGVLDLVDSIRSGASECPSGHRAHHVVEIIEAIEFARASGHPAELRLLREERCAGLR; translated from the coding sequence ATGACCAGCCGTCACCAGCCACCCCTGCGCTGCGCGATCATCGGATGCGGCCAGGTCGCGCAGGAATACCTCGCCACGCTTCAGCACGCCGCAGACCTCACCGTGGTGGCTTGCGCGGACATCGACACCAGCGCGGCGAAGAAGTTCGCTGAGCGCCACGGCATCCCCGAAGCCGGCGCCCCCGACGAGATCCTCGCCAACAGCATCGATGTTGCCGTGATCCTCACCCCGCCGGAAACCCACGTCGACCTGGCCCGCGACGCGCTCGATGCCGGAGCGCACGTCTACGTCGAAAAGCCGCTCGCGCTCACTGCTCCCGACTCCGACCTGCTTCTTCGCGAGGCATTGGACAAGGGGCTGATCGTGGGTGCCGCACCCGACACCGTGCTCGCTCCACCCACACGCGCCGCTCACCAAGCGCTGGCGACCGGCGTCATCGGCACTCCCCTCGCTGCCGATGCGGCGCTGTTGGCACCGGGACCCGAAAGCTGGCACCCGGCACCGCAACCGTTCTACGCCTCCGGCGCCGGCCCACTGGGAGACATGGGGCCGTACTACCTGGCCATGCTGACCTACCTGCTCGGCCCCATCGAGTACGTCGAAGCCTGTGTGACCTCGACCCGTAGCGAACGCGTCGTTCGTACCGGTCCCTACGCCGATGACACTTTCCGAGCGGACAGCCCGACCCACCTGGTCGCGTTCCTGCGCTCTCACGGCCAAGTCCTCATCACGTTGACCACGAGCTTCGATATCGCCGCCACCACGCGACCGCATCTGGAGATCTACGGCACCGACGGCTCGCTCGTGCTGCCCGACCCCAACTTCCATAACGGCCCCGTGCGATACCGCAGCCGCGGCGAACGGGCCTGGCAGGAACTCGCGCAGGAGGACGCGTTCGTGTCCACCGGCCGCGGACTCGGCGTGCTGGATCTCGTCGATTCCATCCGCAGTGGTGCCTCGGAATGCCCCAGCGGCCACCGTGCCCACCACGTCGTCGAGATCATCGAGGCCATCGAGTTTGCGCGGGCCAGCGGACATCCCGCCGAGCTACGCCTGCTGCGAGAGGAGCGGTGTGCGGGTCTACGCTGA
- a CDS encoding SAF domain-containing protein — protein sequence MPYLVLGVLLVVVCAAGSVITVLQVGDREPMLTLARPVNVGHVLAPQDLRQVPMSAGSGTDVVPASQASSVLGQPVAYSLPAGTLLSRSALGHPQVPPAGQGVVAVAVKAGQAPPDIAPGATVSVIVAPNSGTSSTTGSTSSTASGGPWQAAVVSVAPQTNDQSTVVSLQMPTATARQVAAIPPGQLALVAVPAGGQ from the coding sequence GTGCCGTACCTCGTTTTGGGGGTACTGCTGGTCGTGGTCTGCGCGGCCGGGTCCGTGATCACCGTGCTTCAGGTTGGCGATCGCGAGCCGATGCTGACCTTGGCGCGGCCGGTCAACGTCGGGCACGTGTTGGCTCCACAGGATTTGCGGCAGGTGCCGATGTCGGCTGGTTCCGGCACGGATGTGGTTCCCGCGAGCCAGGCGTCGTCGGTACTCGGCCAGCCCGTCGCTTACTCCCTGCCGGCCGGGACGCTGCTGTCCCGGTCGGCCTTGGGGCATCCGCAGGTTCCGCCAGCCGGCCAAGGCGTCGTTGCCGTGGCGGTCAAAGCCGGCCAGGCTCCACCGGACATCGCCCCAGGCGCGACCGTCTCGGTGATCGTCGCGCCGAACAGCGGAACGAGTTCGACCACCGGCTCGACTTCATCGACCGCCTCTGGCGGCCCATGGCAAGCGGCAGTGGTCAGCGTGGCGCCGCAGACCAATGACCAGTCGACGGTGGTCTCGCTGCAGATGCCCACCGCCACCGCCCGCCAGGTCGCCGCGATTCCGCCCGGCCAGTTGGCTCTGGTCGCCGTTCCGGCAGGAGGACAGTGA
- a CDS encoding chromosome partitioning protein, which translates to MLVGICSVKGSPGVTTATLALAARWPVGDPLVIEADPAGGDLAARHRLTASPGLVSLAAAARRQSSAELLAEHSQQLPGGLRVVPGPVAAEQARAALGVLTTRGVRAMRAAASPQDAAVLVDVGRLDSSSPALPLIRGAEALVVMARPRADELSHVATLLNEIPTWTRTPGLVLIGDGYNRIEVEQELRVPVMGTLPDDASGAALLCGHQRGRPPEKSALGRAAARIARSLVAHVQPSAPSDGSQAGDALAAQVPAGGNGVVPR; encoded by the coding sequence ATGCTCGTCGGAATCTGCTCGGTGAAGGGTTCGCCCGGGGTCACCACGGCAACGCTCGCCCTGGCAGCGCGTTGGCCGGTTGGCGACCCGTTGGTGATCGAGGCCGACCCGGCAGGCGGGGACCTCGCCGCACGGCACCGGCTGACGGCCAGTCCGGGACTGGTATCGCTGGCCGCGGCTGCGCGCCGGCAATCCAGCGCGGAGTTACTGGCAGAGCACAGCCAGCAGCTCCCCGGCGGCCTACGGGTCGTGCCCGGCCCCGTGGCCGCCGAGCAGGCCCGCGCCGCATTGGGCGTGCTGACCACGCGGGGTGTGCGGGCGATGCGGGCGGCGGCCAGTCCGCAGGATGCGGCGGTGTTGGTCGACGTCGGCCGGTTGGATTCCTCGTCTCCCGCGCTCCCCCTGATCCGCGGGGCGGAGGCGCTGGTGGTGATGGCTCGGCCTCGTGCCGATGAACTCTCCCATGTGGCCACATTGCTCAACGAGATTCCGACGTGGACGCGAACTCCTGGGCTGGTGCTCATCGGGGACGGCTACAACCGCATTGAGGTCGAGCAGGAACTACGCGTGCCGGTGATGGGCACCTTGCCCGACGACGCCTCCGGTGCCGCACTCCTCTGTGGACACCAGCGGGGGCGCCCGCCAGAGAAGTCCGCGCTCGGCCGCGCCGCCGCGCGGATTGCTCGCAGCTTAGTGGCGCACGTCCAGCCCTCTGCGCCCTCCGATGGCTCGCAGGCTGGCGACGCACTGGCTGCACAGGTACCGGCAGGCGGAAATGGAGTGGTGCCGCGATGA
- a CDS encoding IS481 family transposase yields MVHRNAPLTPTGRLRLARCVVDDGWPVRRAAERFQVAHTTAARWAGRYRHDGEQAMDDRSSRPHRSPQRTSRAVEDEVLRLRDEHKIGPGRIAGRVPVAASTVHQVLRRHHRPILAACDRATGEPVRRYEHPRPGELVHVDVKKLGRIPEGGGHRVLGRAAGRGNQARACGGGYLFLHTALDDHSRLAYTETLADEKAATCAAFLRRAQAWFTGHGVTIERVLTDNAWSYRKNTWQQVCTDLGIARRFTRPWRPQTNGKVERYHRTLLDEWAYQQPYHSERERQRTFADWLDWYNFHRPHTAIHGAPPADRVPNLSGSHT; encoded by the coding sequence GTGGTCCACCGTAACGCTCCGCTGACTCCGACCGGGCGGCTGCGGCTGGCCCGATGTGTCGTCGATGATGGCTGGCCTGTTCGTCGTGCGGCCGAGCGGTTCCAGGTCGCCCACACGACCGCGGCCCGCTGGGCGGGCCGTTACCGCCACGACGGCGAGCAGGCTATGGACGATCGCTCCAGCCGTCCGCACCGCAGTCCGCAACGCACGAGTCGGGCGGTCGAGGACGAGGTCCTGCGGCTGCGTGACGAGCACAAGATCGGGCCGGGGCGCATCGCCGGCCGGGTCCCGGTCGCCGCGTCGACCGTGCACCAGGTCCTGCGCCGCCACCACCGTCCGATCCTGGCCGCGTGTGACCGGGCCACCGGCGAACCGGTGCGCCGCTACGAACACCCCCGCCCCGGCGAACTGGTCCACGTTGACGTGAAAAAACTCGGTCGGATTCCCGAGGGCGGCGGCCACCGCGTCCTGGGGCGTGCCGCCGGCCGGGGCAATCAAGCCCGCGCCTGCGGTGGCGGATATCTGTTCCTGCACACCGCACTCGATGACCACTCCCGACTGGCCTACACCGAAACCCTGGCCGACGAGAAGGCCGCGACCTGCGCCGCATTCCTACGCCGGGCGCAGGCCTGGTTCACCGGCCACGGCGTGACCATCGAGCGAGTACTCACCGACAACGCCTGGTCCTACCGCAAAAACACCTGGCAACAAGTCTGCACCGACCTGGGCATCGCCCGACGATTCACCCGCCCCTGGCGCCCACAAACGAACGGAAAAGTGGAGCGCTACCACCGCACCCTGCTCGACGAATGGGCCTACCAACAGCCCTACCACTCCGAACGCGAACGCCAGCGAACCTTCGCCGACTGGCTCGACTGGTACAACTTCCACCGACCCCACACCGCCATCCACGGAGCCCCACCAGCAGACCGCGTCCCCAACCTCTCCGGATCACACACCTAG